From the genome of Oxyura jamaicensis isolate SHBP4307 breed ruddy duck chromosome 2, BPBGC_Ojam_1.0, whole genome shotgun sequence:
TCCTAATCCCCGAATCATGGCATTCCTCCAAGTTTTGGTTCTTAAATATTCATAGCATTTGAGAAATTGTATTTACATATTGATTTGATAACCAAAAGGTAAGAAAAGCAtaatctgctttgaaaatactATATGAACAGTGTCTACTTTACAAAGCTTTCTCTCTTTAGTGTCTCAGGGAACGAGTTACTCCTAATGTTGTTGCGCCCTTTAGTCCAAATAACATCATTTTATTGTGTTTCCTATCTGCAGCACAATGGCCAATAGCCAATCACAATGTTCCACACCAAAATGGCAAGGATATGCTCTAATTACCTCCCTAACAAAGACCTTGATTACATCTAAATTCCAGGATTTCTGAAGGCCATTTTTCATGGCATCAGGCTATTTGTTTCTGACTGATTACTCCTTCAGCGCTGCTAACCTTTCACTCCTTTTTCCACAGACATCAACAGAACATCTttaatgcaaagcaaaaattaGGGAAGGTAACAACATGTTAAAAGACAGAGTTGAGCAATTTCTATACAGCAAAGCGCTTATCAGCCTAACATTTTGTgttctctattaaaaaatacGTAGTGAGGACTTGCTATGAAGCTCAATGGCTTTAACGACTCAGCCTAGGTCCTCTCCTCAAATCTTTGCCATTTCTAGAACTGCCCAGCTGCATGCTTGCTACCTAATGAAATTGTCCCAATAGGTGACCAGGCTTATGTGTGTCTGAAATAGCATCACAGGCCATGTGCTGGCCCAGGAGGGCTGTGAATTCGCTTTGTAAGAATACAGTTGTCTCCAGACCTGCCACCTATGTGAGCTCACTGAAAAAGGTCAAGAAAAGTTTGCAGTTACTACCTGGGATATCAAAAGGGACAAAGACTTCCATGCTTGAGAATCAGtggcctctcctctcctccttgctCCTCTCTTCATAGAAAAGACTAAGGTGTGTATTACAATATCACAGATTTATCTGTGTGTCACCCAGAGATTCTTTCTATCACAAATAGTCAAATTCTGCCCAGTCTAAGGCAATGGCTGCAGTACCCACAGGGCAGATGCAGCTTTATTTGGTTTCAGTAGTCTCAGTGGTCTCAGTAGCAGAGAGAGGTTGAATGACCCATGCAGGTGTTTCCCACTGGGATGCAGGGAGATGTAGGGGAAGCGAGGTGTGGCAGTGCCTTACTGCACTCACAGAAGGACTGACAGATAGGAGAAGGGAGTGTCCGTGGCTGTCTGAAATCAGCCTGGATTTTAATTACATGGGGTCATTACACTAGATCAATCTGATTGGTTTAAATGCTGCTGTTCATATGCCTGCATCAGGCTACTCGTATTTCTAGATTAAGCAGTAGGGAAATGGCTAATGGACTCATTTGCCATTGTGAAAGTGTCATTCAAGTTACAGGCATTGTACCGCAGTTCAGACATTACTTCTATGAGTATCTGACCTGTGTAAAAATTttaggacagaagaaaaactgatttaatgTAAGACACAAAATAGACCTTCGGGCTACACCATTCATATTCACACTAATTTATTCCGGAGACTCTGAGGACTGCTCTATGGACTCTAGTATACCAAAGCACTCCACTTCCAAGCCGATTTGTACCACCTGCCTTATTGTTTTTGCCTTCAACACTATCAGTTCTGTTGCACTTTTCCTGTTTTGGAAAGTCCCCAGCTCACATGACATTTTGAAGTGACCTTTGTATAGCATGAAAGTGCCAAATACTAGGATCCTAATAACATATCTGCATTTCATTAGGAATTTTAAAGCTACTCTTATTTTACTCCCAAAActctggaaaattaaatgcaataatgcaattaaaaaatcaatacagagaagaggagagagagagactgtgTCACAGAAAAGGACAAGACAGTAAAGAAATGAATAAGGACAAGGTGAACcgtcccttttttttttttttttttttttttttttttttccagtgctggaaaaaacacattttgtacCAAAgtgaatgtttattttcttttcttgaggaAATACAGAGCTGAAAACTGATATTTCATTGTAGAGGAAAATATTCCATTTAAACTCAGGGAAGCATTTACAGgttgctgcaggaaaagcaaagggaatAACAAGCTTGTTTGCAGCAGTCACTACGCCTTTGCCTACATCTCAAGGTTGGAGAAGAGCTGGGCCAGGgtgtgcagctctggcagcCTTGCTAGGACCATGCTACACTGCAAGGGGAGGGTGTGTAGCTACTGTGAGGAAAATGCAGATTCATAAAAACGTAGTGCAAAAAATTCAGGCCATCACACACACTGCAGGTTCTGAGCtgtaagaaatgcatttttcagatcTCTGTTAAGACTCTAGGAGAATAAACAAGAAGTTCACGTGCAGCAGCAGTTCATGTTGTAGGGCTGGTTTTATGGAAGCCTGGTGCATTGCCTTGAGTTAAAATCTGTGATTACAATCTGCTTGCAAATGATAATACAAAGGGAGCGCTTTGCTTACAGTACTTGTAACAGACATCAGGGACTTAAGAGTGACAGAAACTCTGACGCTCGcaaatgtgaattttaatattaagaCTAAAGACAGGGAATTTGTTCCCCTCTTACCCCCCATTTAGGTTAGAGACCAGCATAAATTTATCCATAAATCCCCGGCCTTCTCTCATAGCTCTAGGATCCatcctgtttgctttctggCAGCTGCCACCAGTTAGTCTGCGCCTATATAAAAGCATGTCCCGTGCTGGATTCAGTCTGTAGTTTTTCCAAGGTTGTGTAGAGAAGAAAGGTGACctttacattttgcatttacttCTGTCATTCTCCTCTTAATTTTCTGCTTAGCCACACCAATTCAGATTCTGACATTCAGGATCTAACTTAGCATTGAGAATTCATGTTCTTGACTGTAAAACCAATAGGAGAAAGTTCACATCAGCACTGCAACTCCTAACAAGCCAAAATAAACACATGAGACTATCACAGTTATTTTAACCCCTAAGAGAAGGCAGGGAGAGTCCTGCATGATGGTATGGAGGCAGTAACAAGGGATGAAATACTCCTCTTATGTAGGTGGGTGCTGTGGTATTGCTGAATACCAGCCAatggaagcaaaaaataataagctGCTACAATGGCTTTTTATTAAGTAGattgtctatttttttcttagttaaaAGCACAGAGTAAGTACACTGGGAGGAATGAACAGCTTAGCTACTCAGCCGGGCTTAGCAGCAAATTCTACCCTTGAAATCTCCTTTGTGTGCTTAACATTAAACCCATGCATAAAAACTGTGCTAGAAGCAGGCTGGATTGCTCAGTGCTTTACGAAATGAAGCCCTCTAGCATTTAGATTTCTGGTGTTCATTCATACCTGCTCCACACTTTGTTTCACAGTTCATGAGCTATTTGTCAGAGAAGCATTATCCcgaaaattattttattttgtcctgatttttttttttttttttcctgcaatatctgttttcttccaagtaATGCCAGGATATAAAAAAGTGATACCAAAAAGAGTATAAACATTTTGGGatgagaataaaacaaagctgcagTAAAACTATTAGGCTGAATCAATAAATCATCCTGCAAGTCAAAAATTCTTGTGGTAAAGATGATTTTCCCTGTAGGAACTATTCAGCAATAAAATCATTTACAGGAAAGTAGTACTGCAGTCACAAGATGAGAAATTTTACACATACCAAGGAAGCAGTGTTAGCTCTCTCCCAGAGGCAGATCAGttgtattttagtattttacgCATGAATGCTCTGACTACTTATACAGGCAAGAACAACGGAGAAGATGGGAatccaagaaagaaaacttaaatcATTCATGTGCAGACAAACACTCAATTTCTTGtgttgaaaagcttttattgaGTCACCACAATACTTTGGATTAGTCACACTATGGCTCTGGAATATCAAATTATAATGCAGTCATTTTCCCGGtaaaagtaaataagaaaataaagaagcacAGTGCATGAGGCTTTGGTCACTGAACTAAGGTGAGTTTTAAGAGCCAGTCCCAGTCCGGTGCAAGGAGGAAGTTTCTTCACACTCTTTGGTAGACTCTAGTGCAGACAACTCCTTTCATGGCACACTCCTAAGGCACAAAAGAGAAGATTAACAAAGGTTCTCGCTGGCAGCCAGTGTGTCTGTTGCAGTAATTCAGAGGCCAGTGAAAAtccacattttgtattttaaatctctgtattatttttagGGCAAACAGCAAAGGTATAGTTATGTTGCAATAAGAGTGGTTTCTGTTTTAACAGCATCAGACTTCATTAAGCATCGTATAATGTCAAATAGATTGCAAAATTAGCTTCAGCTTCCAGAAACAAATTTACCTTCCTTGTTATTAGTACTGGTTTGACAGAAATGTGAGCACAGCCTAGTTTATCATGCTGTAGCTCGTGAAcactttcaattttaaaaaattcctttttttttttttttttttttttttttttgtgtggaagTAAAAGCAGCCTGTGTAGTTCAGAGGTCAGGCTTCTGGCCTACAAAACTTTGCACTCTTAAGTCACAAGATGTTTCTCCTGACCTTCTCACCCCGGTGGCTTTCAGCGGCTCCTTGTTACTCAGAGCCACCAGGCATGTGCGACAGAGGTGACAGGACGTGAGACAGACATCATCGGCCAGAAAACGAGGCCTCCTCCACAGTCCTAGCTTAGACAAGGGCCAGCGGTAAAGGAACCTAGCCTCTGCTCAACACTTTAAAGTTGTTTACATAATTGGAAAAATTGACACAGAAATGCAGCCACAACAAGATGTGAAGGCAAATAACCTTTCCCAATGTAAGAAAGATTAAGATAAAATGCAGTCTGAACAAGCTAGCATGTAAAGGCCTAGAGCTGCTGTTAGTGAATAAATTACCCAAGCTAGTTCACGTCCACTCTTTAAAATCTTGAATTAACAAAGTACTTCTCTTCTTTCAGAAGTGAAATCTTAATTCCCTAAAATGTATTAATGACACTGGCTTGGCTCCCCTGTGGCTTTTATGTGGCTGCTACAGAAAGGTAGGCCGCTCCCCAGCCTCCATGAAGGACGTGGTCCTCTCAATGCTGAGGACCCTTCAGAGGAGTCATTAGGACCTGCTGACCGCACTGCACATCAACATCACTGGCAGGATTAGGCACAGAGGTCCGGCTTTCATGCAACTAAACCTCCAGCACCTGCTGAGTGAGCTGGATGTGCTCAcaccaaaaaaagcaaacagaggtGTGAATTGACTGGCACTGGtggaaataaatgtatgaaaagGTGTGAAATCACTTTTCTGAGGTGGACAGACTTCATTctgaagatggaagaaaaagagacagtGCAGGGACAGAACTATCCAGCCTGTAAaattctttttacattttacaggtttctgctctttgaaagccacattttttttaagaataatctTGAGATCAGTAAACATGATCTCAAATCATGGCAGTGCTTCCAGTATAATCACTTTAATGACAGTTTGCATTTATGGgacaatatttatttccttccagcTTGTTTCCCTTCTTCTCCATCCTTATTTCTCTCATAAGCCCAAACTGATAATCTGCTTAGACAAGCAAACTGAAGACTCCATTCTTCTGCCATCCAGCACTGTACAAGGAGCAAGATCCTGGTACTTACCACCACCATTTTCCCATCAACCAGTCTTCTCTTTATTGTGGTTTCTTTGCCATTCCACTTCTGCACTTGCACCAATGACCCTTTCTCCAAGGTTACGACACTCTATAAAGGCCAAGAGAAAAGTTTCAAACTGTAGTCCAAGTTTTGCAGGTTAGGGTAGCAATTCACTTTATGTTCAGCAAGATCCATGTTCTCTGTTATCAGTAAACTTATTAGCATTGGTGGCAGCACcataatatttcttctttcattgcttttcttgcaTAACTTGGAAATTTCTTAGGCTACTAATAGGGTAGGAAAAACTCCTTCTGGCTCTCTTCTAGGATATCAAAACCACTCGGAGATCATCAGCCCCCTTACCTTGACTTTCCGGTCATCTGCTGTCGTTTCATCAAATTGCTGGCCCAGTTTGAAGGAGATCTCTGTATTTTTGAAGGTGCTTTCAGTTCTGATGTTTACTATGTCCCCTTTCATACTGATGATCACATCAGGCTTTGCCAAGCCACCTAGTTTCCGGGTAGCTAAGCCCACTCctagaaatcagaaataaaattgtcattacttttaatacttaaaggggtcttataaaaaaagatagaGAAGGACTCTACTCGgatagataatgataggacaaggggaaatgatcttaaactaaaagaggacagatttacactagacattaggagaaaattcttcactgtaagtgTAGTGAAGCACTGAcgcaggttgcccagagaagctgtggatgccccatccctgctggtATTCAAGGCCAGCATGAgtggggccttggccaaccctatctagtggatggcatccctgcctatggcaggagggttggagttagatgatctttaaggtcccttccaacccaagccattctatgattctacattATAGAAAGCTAGAAACCCACTATCATTTCATaaaacttcagtggaaaaatgagGAACTTTCTGCCTGAATACTATAATGCCTGCTTCAGATGGCATACTGATTCTTCATATGTGGAAGCACTGTGTTCAGAGGCAGCCCCAGTTGATAGTGTGCACCTCCAGCAAGAAACAAAGATGTACGTGAGCATGTCTCAGTATCCATTGTACATTTAGTTAAGAAGAAACATAGGAGTTTACTAATGTGCATGTGCTTTTGTGGAGATAGAATGGGtagaagaaatcagaaaaaaaggactATTTCTCATAAAATCTTGAtgaattccttttaaaataaaaattattgaatGATATGAGAATCTGAACTTTTCTTAACCAAATGCATGGAAGAAACTGGATTCTGAACTGCCAATATGCtattgcatttttatgaaaGCCTCAAATACACTGGGCAATTCCTAGGTTGCTACTAAGACTCCTTAAGGATCTTAACATTTAAACCTCAGTGAAAAGGACAAGTAAACATATAAGTAATGATGTATTGCTGTTTTATAAAAATTGAAAGGGGATAGCTACAGTTAGTTCATTTGTTAATGCTGTGCTATGCTCAAATTAAAACATCCATATCAAAGGAGATAATGTTATTTGTAAATTATAAAACTATCTTCAGCAATTATTTAAtgctgaaacatttctgttcagGTCTTCAGAAAAACGTCTGTGGCTGTACTTCCATCCCACTTTTACTCTGGTTAATTAATTAACTGAAGTTCTTTTGTTACACAgtttaacatttcaaataagGGGAATTAGTGTCTCAGTGGATCATTTatacagcaaaagaaatgctCTAACTGACTGTCTGTGCACTTGC
Proteins encoded in this window:
- the LOC118162614 gene encoding myelin P2 protein; protein product: MCNRFVGTWKLVSSENFDDYMKELGVGLATRKLGGLAKPDVIISMKGDIVNIRTESTFKNTEISFKLGQQFDETTADDRKVKSVVTLEKGSLVQVQKWNGKETTIKRRLVDGKMVVECAMKGVVCTRVYQRV